The region gagATTAGAACGTCGAGATGTAGTTTGCACCGTGTAATTTTGCATGCTTCACGActgtaatggtcttgttgtgttaggttgctcatgatgtaaacgcTTGATTTAAATGAAAAagatatgtattgacagacagacaaatagacaaacagatgacaaacaacaaacagacaggcagacagacagacagacagatagacagacagactgacagaacattttggatcatggggagaaaggcaagaaaatttttgcagaaactggcagccttttcatcagatgaagcaggaagacctaatgctgcaaaatttttagatttttggagaaaaagattctctgtacaattacagaagtgaAATGTTAAAGTCATAGCTaagaaacttagcatgttgtgcgGTGGGTCTGAAAGGCCTGGctctctcagcacccaattttttcccattagtcttagttatatataagtgttttagtttgctgtaatgttagctttcaataaacatttagtctagttgtattactgtacttctttgcagaattgtatcatagtctgatgtaagaaataaatgacagacagacagacagacagacagacagacagacaggcagacaaacaacagacagacaaacagacagacagacaggcagacagacaaacagatagacagacaaacagacgacaaacaacagacagacagacagacaacagacaggcaagcaggcaggcagacagacaaacagataacaaacaacagacagacagacagacagacagacaaatagacaaacagatgacaaacaacgaacagacagacagacaaacagatgacaaacaacgaacagacagacagacaaacagacagacagacagacagacagacagacagacagacagacagacagacacgcaggcagacagacaaacaaacagacacacaggcagacagacagacagacaaacaaacagatgacaaacaacagacagacagacagacagacagacagacagacagacaacagacagacaacagacagacaggcagacaagcaggcaggcagacagacaaacagataacaaacagacaaaaagacagacaaacagacatatagacaacaagacagacagatagacagacagacagacagacagacagacagacagacagacagacagacacagacacacacacacaaaacacacacacacacacacacacacacacacacacacacacacacacacagacacacacacaacacagacacagacaacacagacacaacacagacacagacacagacacagacacagacacacacacacacacacacacacacacacacacacacacacacacacacacacacacacacacacacacacacacacacagacacaaaatcAATTTACTTCACAAATCGTCATAATAAAATTATTCTTACATCCAAACCGTTGACACATTTAATTCCGAATTCCATCTCTCCACACTCTTCTATCGTCACGTCACCAGACAAGTGTCCTCCCTCATCCTGCAGCCACTCCATAAATCCATTGAAATTCCGACTCTCAATTCCAACAACCAAAAATAGTACGCGAAAGCTGGAAATcataaaaacaaaactacGAGAAGTCATCATACTTAGTAAAATCTAAATCCATGAAATATACGGGCTTACTCCTCAACAACTAAGCTCCCGGATGCCCCATCCACTTAATACGGGAATTATTTACAAAATTGGTAGCCCGGATAAGAATGGATCGCTTGTTGCGTCTTGGAGGAAACATGCCAGGTTTGGGACAGGTAGATCTAATCTCTTGTCGCTGTTGATGACAGAGTTTAGAgtgtttgctttgtgtgtCTAGAATTCTGCTCCCGTCGACCCACCGACTGTCGACACAGCAGAGCAAGTGTACATATCATCTCTCTCACTCTTGAAAGTACAGCATACTCGACACGGCTCCATAGTCGCGTTGTCAAAatcaacatccgggacattgacACACAGAGCATTGACATCATTTTTATTGCAGTAGCAACAGTTGCTAACTGTTGCTGTAGTCTGTAAAGCATGAATGGGCTTTTTCTCTTATTCACAGTCTTAAATTGTTATTTATCCGGGAACTCGTTAAATTTATGACGTCACTTTGTTTAGATGTTGAAGCATGGACGAGCCGGTGTTCCCATGGAGGTGATGGGCTTGATGTTGGGCGAGTTTGTGGACGACTACACTGTGAGGGTCATCGACGTGTTCGCGATGCCACAGAGCGGAACGGCAAGCAGCAAACGACTGGACTTTACTGTCGTAGTGAGTTGACATTTTCTATTGGTCAGGGTGTCAGTGTGGAGGCCGTCGATCCCGTATTTCAAATGAAAATGCTTGACATGCTGAAGCAGACCGGCCGACCTGAAATGGTTGTGGGATGGTATCACTCGCATCCAGGGTTTGGCTGTTGGCTATCAggagttgatatcaatactcAACAGGTTGCCATGTCTGTGCACGTGTTTGTCCGTTTAACTGCTTCCATGCATATGTAGTTGTGTCGAtcaatctgtgtgtgtgtgtgtgtgtgtgtgtgtgtgtgtgtgtgtgtgtcactgtgtgtgtgtgtgtgtgtgtgtgtgtgtgtgtgtgtgtgtgtgtgtgtgtgtgtgtgtgtgtgtgtcactgtgtgtgtgtgtgtgtgtgtgtgtgtgtgtgtgtgtgtgttactctgtgtgtgtgtgtgtgtgtgtgtgtgtgtgtgtgtgtgtgtgtgtgtgtgttactctgtgtgtgtgtgtgtgtgtgtgtgtgtgtgtgtgtgtgtgtgtgtcactgtgtgtgtgtgtgtgtgtgtcactgtgtgtgtgtgtgtgtgtgtgtctgtgtgtgtgtgtgtgtcactgtgtgtgtgtgtgtgtgtgtgtctgtgtgtgtgtgtgtgtgtgtgtgtgtgtgtgtgtgtgtgtgtgtgtcactgtgtgtgtgtgtgtgtgtgtgtgtgtgtgtgtgtgtgtgtgtgtgtgtgtcactgtgtgtgtatgcacggTTGTTctcagcatacaaaaggcacagtgctccgccatgccttggcttccacttggtacagtCCCGCCATGCCTTGCtgtatgagtaggcagtgattagctatgaagacaatggacttgtatttgtattttgaaaagtgggaagttgtttcaggctaacaagtagttcctgggatgtTTGGtatgaagataagaccaattaggacaaagactgccatatggtatgaacttaattgtaatataagtactcaaagataaacagtggttgtcttgcactctgcccactatttaggtcagtatctgatgaTAACAAACGAAGTCTAGATATCTGGCCTTCCTATCCTATAAAGGCAGGTTCTcaacttcttgaggtctggaaattttctcACTCCcattaatatagctatcatgtggtcaatcaagcacagtgaactaagacgGAGAGAAACTTTtttaaaaagaaaaattggaatgggcgGGGCCAAAATTTAAGGTAGGCGTGGTTATTTCCGCCGTGCCTTCCAGAAATCCTGGGAACACCcctggtatgtgtgtgtgtgtgtgtgtgtgtgtgtgtgtgtgtgtgggtgtgtgtgtgtgcgtgcgcacgtgtgcatgcgtgtgtgtgtgtgtgtgtgtgtgtgtgtgtgtgtgtgtgtgtgtgtgtgtgtgtgtgtgtgtgttactgtgtgtgtgtgtgtgtgtgtgtgtgtgtgtgtgtgtgtgtgtgtgtgtgtgtgtgtgtgtgtgtgtgtgtgtgtgtgtgtgttactgtgtgtgtgtgtgtgtgtgtgtgtgtgtgtgtgtgtgtgtgtgtgtgtgtgtgttactgtgtgtgtgtgtgtgtgtgtgtgtgtgtgtgtgtgtgtgtgtgtgtgtgtgtgtgtgtgtgtgttactgtgtgtgtgtgtgtgtgtgtgtgtgttactgtgtgtgtgtgtgtgtgtgtgtgtgtgtgtgtgttactgtgtgtgtgtgtgtgtgtgtgtgtgtgtgtgtgtgtgtgtgtgttactgtgtgtgtgtgtgtgtgtgtgtgtgtgtgtgtgtcactgtgtgtgtcactgtgcgtgtgtgtgtgtgtgtgtgtgtcactgtgtgtgtgtgtgtcactgtgtgtgtgtgtgtgtgtgtgtgtgtgtgtgtgtgtgtgtgtgtgtgtgtgtcactgtgtgtgtgtgtgtgtgtcactgtgtgtgtgtgtgtgtgtgtgtcactgtgtgtgtgtgtgtgtgtgtgtgtgtgtcactgtgtgtgtgtgtgtgtgtgtcactgtgtgtgtgtgtgtgtgtgtgtgtgtgtgtcactgtgtgtgtgtgtgtgtcactgtgtgtgtgtgtgtcattgtgtgtgtgtgtgtgtgtgtgtgtgtgtgtgtgtgtgtgtgtgtgtgtgtgtcattgtgtgtgtgtgtgtgtgtgtgtgtgtgtgtgtgtgtgtgtgtgtgtgtgtcattgtgtgtgtgtgtgtgtgtgtgtgtgtgtgtgtgtgtgtgtcactgtgtgtgtgtgtgtgtgtgtgtgtgtgtgtgtgtgtgtgtgtgtgtcactgtgtgtgtatgtgtgtgtgtgtccattctTGTACTCATCACTGTGTTTATTGCAGAGTTTTGAGGCTCTATCTGCTAGAGCTGTGGCTGTTGTAGTCGATCCAATTCAAAGCGTGAAAGGCAAGGTAAATGACTTTGCAGTAC is a window of Corticium candelabrum chromosome 20, ooCorCand1.1, whole genome shotgun sequence DNA encoding:
- the LOC134195636 gene encoding 26S proteasome non-ATPase regulatory subunit 14, giving the protein MDRLLRLGGNMPGLGQNSAPVDPPTVDTAEQVYISSLSLLKMLKHGRAGVPMEVMGLMLGEFVDDYTVRVIDVFAMPQSGTGVSVEAVDPVFQMKMLDMLKQTGRPEMVVGWYHSHPGFGCWLSGVDINTQQSFEALSARAVAVVVDPIQSVKGKVVIDAFRLINPQSVMLGQEPRQTTSNVGHLHKPSIQALIHGLNRHYYSMPINYRKNELEQQMLMTLHQKGWVDGLTLADYEKHCKLNETSVKEMLELAKAYNKYVEEEERLTPEELAIRNVGKQDPKRHLEEKVNILMTSNIVQCLGAMLDTVVF